One window of the Zea mays cultivar B73 chromosome 3, Zm-B73-REFERENCE-NAM-5.0, whole genome shotgun sequence genome contains the following:
- the LOC103652383 gene encoding SKP1-like protein 1 gives MLTLRSSDYEEFEVEEAVMMKSEIIRFMIEDDCANNVIPLPNVNSKTLALVIEYCNKHVHAAAKPADDDSDAAETTSASSAGGGGEVDLKKWDAEFVKVATATLFDLIMAANYLDIKGLQDLTCRAVVDMIQGKSPEEIRKTFNIKNDLTKEEEEAIRSENSWAFERCSLPLPVRTGPPWLLLALILIASLLVYSYLLI, from the coding sequence ATGCTTACGCTGAGGAGCTCCGACTACGAGGAGTTCGAGGTGGAGGAGGCGGTGATGATGAAGTCAGAGATCATCCGCTTCATGATCGAGGACGACTGCGCCAACAACGTTATCCCGCTCCCCAACGTGAATTCCAAAACTCTCGCCCTGGTCATCGAGTACTGCAACAAGCACGTCCACGCCGCCGCCAAGCCCGCCGACGACGACTCCGACGCCGCGGAGACCACCAGCGCCTCATCAGCTGGGGGCGGCGGCGAGGTCGACCTCAAGAAGTGGGACGCCGAGTTCGTCAAGGTCGCGACGGCGACGCTCTTCGACCTCATCATGGCTGCCAACTATCTCGACATCAAGGGGTTGCAGGACCTGACCTGCCGGGCGGTGGTCGACATGATCCAGGGCAAGTCACCGGAGGAGATCCGCAAGACCTTCAACATCAAGAACGACTTAACcaaagaggaggaggaggcgatCCGTAGTGAAAACTCCTGGGCCTTCGAGAGATGTAGTCTCCCGCTCCCCGTCCGTACTGGACCGCCGTGGTTACTGTTAGCTTTGATCTTGATTGCTAGTTTGCTCGTCTACAGTTATCTTCTGATCTGA